The window GGATGTTCCACACTTTGGAGGAGTCAAGCCCATGGAAAACCTGAATAAAATGAAAGGTCCTGTTGCACATTTATTACAGTGGAATGGCAGACATTTTATGCCCAATGCATATACACTGCATATATTTCAGATGAAGGGAGAGAGAGCCATGTGAATAACTGATATCCAATCTAAATATTCCTGTAATGTTACCATAGAATTAAACCAAACTGTGCCATCTGGTCCCCGAAAGCCTCTGATAGAAACGCACAGTGAACGGATTTTTTAGCTTTAGTGTTTAcaaaactgactctttagtgtaaaaaagaaaaacccaagaaGCTATTAATATTTTGGCACTTGCACAGCACGTTAGACACACGTTAGTTCCAATTTCAGACAACATATATAGCATTGTAGTTTGTTACTTTTAAACTGCTCATGATTGAAACAAACAGATCAGCAGAAAACCCTGTAAAGCTACCTTCTCACCTACGCACAGGTTCAATACACTGGCTCCATAGTTTTTTATTCCCTCAGTACAGACCACATGGTATTTTCTCTTAACCATGTCTGACAACACCTTCGCTTTAAGACTACGGGAATTAGAATAAATAGGTGGGATGCTTTGTGACACAACGTTTTAGCAGCTATCAGTGTGTGCCCCTGCCGAAAGGGACCTATAATGCATGGATGGCAGAGAAACCCAAGGTTTTTAACTTGCTCATTGGGAATTGAATATCATCCATTTTGAGCTTAGGTTTTCTTGTGGGTCTCTGCAGttgcatggggaaaaaatggtattttttttaGAAAGAGGGTTTCTCTCCTTCCAGCACAGAGTCAAAACATGGTCTATCTTCTAGTAGACTCTGATGGGGCCCtttctgggcccaatcctgcaatgccTTTGCAGATGCAATCCAGTGATGGCAATAGCAACATTGCAGGATCGGCCTGACAAGGGGCTAAGCTGATGCAAAACCGGGCTGTCCTGTAACAGATCATTGAGAATTATTTGGTTTCAAGCACCAAACTACTGGGTATAAAATACCATTTTGACCAGAGAGCAAAATCTCTCACTTGGTTACTGTAATCCTCAAAACACTAATACTGCTAAGGAAAAAGGGCCTACTACCTTAACTACTGGATAGGTATGATTTGTTGCCAAAGTGAGGCTAAAACTATTGAATTACATTGAGTAGCATACTACAATTGTCACGCCATTAAAATATCTCTGATTTAGACACAGAGAACAAATGAGCTGAGGTGAAGGGAAGAGTGGAATGTACTGGGCGGGGGTGGGAATGGACCCAACAGAGCAATAGAAACACTTGTTTTCCTTGCGAAAATGACTGTTTCAATAGTTAGGCAACTATTTCCGCACATTTATGTTTTATGCAACAGACTGGAGTGACTCTCTCAGCAGTTCTATCTCACCACTCCTGCACAGCATCGCTCTTCTCTCTTTGTTTCGAATCGTATAAttgaaaaatgagatttaaatCCCAAGGCACAACAATCGGATAACAGGCGAGTTCATGGCTGGGACTGCCTTCCATGCCCCTTATCATACCCAGACAGCGGAGAAATCTCCAAACAGTATGCGAACGCACAGAAATGACAACCATAAGAAGCACCAGGGCCGGGAAAGGattgtattaattattaattattagttaaTATTATTAATTTGCCAGAAGATGATACACCTGCctagtcctgccctgcagcctcagAGAGATTTATCTTAACATGAAAAGGAAAGTGCCTTCCTTTTAACCATCACTAATCTTCACACTATGCACTCACGTCTAATCTAAGGCCTGTACTGGGGACTGTGTCTTGGCAGATCTACTGTTTCTCATGCATGAGAAGCAGTAGGTTGTCACAATGCAGGGTCATGGAAGGGTTCCAGCACCCAGGACCCAGGCCGCTCATTTCAGATGGCTAAACTAAGCGCTGGTGTTGCCTGGCTCTACAGTGTTTGGCTGGGGTACTGTCTCCAGGCCGCCATCCTGACAGGTCCTTGCTAAAGTGGGGCAGGTTTCCTGCTAGCGAGGCTGGCTGCAGATTTCTGAGCCCGACACTCCTGCGCTTGCACCCATAACCCCCCATTGCAATCACCACGTGTCTTTACTGATTAGGGACGGCAGCTCTGGGCCCTGCAttattgtttttctccatttatTCTGAAACTAACAAACCTGTCATGCTCAGACCCtttgctgcccccacccccaacacacttCAAAGCCCTGAATGCAGACATACCGGCATTTGGGATTATGGCTCTGAGCCAGGTCCTCTGTGGGTGTACAGACATTGTCACTGGCTGGGGTGGAGCAACACCCAtctccaccagctgaggatctggccctgggtcTTCATTCCCGCACACTCAGACAGAGCCTTTACTCGCACCAGACTGCTGAGGGCAtcgcctttcccctcccctccctggacCAGCTGGGTAACATCAATACCAGGGAACCCCTAAGGCACCTACACCAAGAATGCTGCTTCAAAGGGGACTTCCTTTAACACTGGCTGGGTATACTTATTGAGTATTTTATTTTACACAACATAACAACACAGAGTTGTTGTTTCTGTACAGCATTTGCCTAAAAACAAAGGCAACACCATGGTCACTGAAAAGAAACATACAgtctgatcattttaaaaaatatcattttacTGATTGATCCATCAGTTGTCTTTTGTTAGCTTGGAGGAAAGAGCATTTCCTTTAGAAAAGGCTTTTTCTGTGAAACTCTCTTTTGTTTTCTGCTACTGCAGAACCAGGAAGCCAGTCCTAGAGTAGGGGAAGGCACTGGTGCTGTTTCATGCTTTTTCCCTTTAATCATTTTATCTTTGAATGTTGCCTTCGGTtgttatattaaataaaataaaataaacataacaAACCCTGTGTGCCCTGGGCAGCTCACACACAACCCTGCATGGACAAGCCAGAACTCAGCGAGACAGGAGTGGGATTCCAAATCCCCATCTCCCAGCAGGGAGGTCTCAGACAatgtttgctgttttgtttttcatggcaataaaataaaatacactttaaaaagcAGGTCACACAGTGCTTTCCAATATCCACTCAGAACTCGAGAAAGTTGCTTTTCCACTATCCACATCAGAATTGTCTGACTGAATTAGCATCCCATTCATAGACATGCTCCTTTTAGACCATAATCCACCTGTGTTCTGGGAGTTACCATAACAATGGTATTCCATTAATTCTCCATTCAGGGAGTACCTGCGCTTTGCTCTGGATGTTTCAGCTGGCAAAGTGAGAAACTTACTTGGCTTTGATTGTGCTCTTTTGTAGGTGGGGGGCCCTTTGGCAGAGGCCGGGGGACGACTAGCTAGCTGCAGCGCAGTGGAGTTATTTCGGTTAGTGTTCTGGGACTCGATATTTGTGAGAGCTTCGCTCGGTGGCTCGTTGCTTGGCTTTGGCCCAGGCTTTCTCTTCTGCTTTTGGGAGGCAGAGGCGCTGGAAGTCCATgtgtgaggcagggcagaggtAGTGGTAGTGGGGTCCTGGCTCGAGCAAGTGTCTGAGGACTGAGTCACACTGTCCTTAGAGACCCTGGAGCACTGGACGCTCTCCTCATGCCCGACGGCCTGTTTGGACATCGACGGGGGCATCGCACCACTGCAGCCTTGTACCTGAGCCCCGTTGGTCTGAGAATAAACATTGCTGACCTTGGTCGCCTTGTGCTGCCCACTGTTGTTACACACCTTGTAGCGGATCATGAGGATGATGATGAACACGAGCACGGAGGCCACGATAATCCCACCAATGATGATAATCATGGTGCCGCCCAGGAACTGGGATTGCATGAAATGGCAACGGACATAATCCTGCTCGGTAGTAAACTGTATGCACCCGACGACCCTGGTGGCCGTGAGGGAGGTGATGCCGTCGTCATAGATTGCCAAGACACACAAGTCGTAGACAGTCCCAGCGGCCAGGTTGTTGACCAGGAAGGTTTTGCTCGTGGGAGGTATCATTCTGGGGGACAAGGGAACTGGTGTTATTAAACAAGGCACTCACAGTCATCTCCCATCCCCAGCTCTCAAGTCACCTGTGAAGGCGATCGCCCCGAAGAGGCCAATCCCTCTGGTGCTAACACACGGCACCCGGGCAGTCTAACGTTATACGGAGCCAATTCAAATGGCTCTGAGCCAATGGTGCTGCCTCTCCCATTGGCAAGCCCACTAATTGCCTTGCTCGGCAGCACAGAGCTCCTTAGAACAGCCACTGCTAAATAACAAAAATCATTTATGACAAATTGGTTTTGAAAGGTGGGACTGTTACAGTAGCTGACTTGGAAACAAATCCACTTAGCACATAAAACACCTCTGCGGGCTCTGCACCAGGCTGCGCGGCAGAGAGACTGAGGATAGCATTCGAGGGCCTTAGCGGACATACATTATTGACATCTTTCTCCCAGGTTTTCAAAACCTGAGGGTGTAAGAATCATTTAACTCATCTAACTTTACAATCCTTCTGCTGATCAGATTACCGCAGGGAATAAAGGTCAGATTGGATTATCCAAAAATAACACTATTCAAAGTAATTTTCCTATTTGTTAGTTGAAAATTGCATTAGTCTTTCAAAAGCCCTGCGCCATATGTTTCCGAGGACCGTATTCTGATCAGGCAAAGTGGTATTGTAACCACTCCTCAGTAATGGACTGCAATGAAACAGTGCATTAATAAATCAATAGGAAACAATTTGATGGAGAGCTAAGTGCAGATACAGATGTGGTTGGCTCTGTCTTACCTGTAAACAAGTGAATCATCATAAGTACCATTGTACTGGATTTGAAACATACGTATTCCAGGTATATttctttgaaaattaaatttgagTAGCACAGTGGATGACGTTGCTTCTGCTACTACAACTTTCTTATCCTGGCTGACTTTAGTCTCCCCATTATTACTGCTCGCATTGGATCCTGACTTGGTGGAGGTTGAGATGTCCGAGGAGCCAGGGTCAGGCTCATGAATGTGGTTTGTACTGTTTAGCAAATGAGGAAGTTTGATTATGTGAAGATCCACCATTTGAGTGGCTTCTCCTGCAGGGTTCGATGCtatgcaggtgaaggagcctgtATCCTTCACAGTTGTTATAAGTATGTCTAGCGTTCCATTGTCGTACACCAACGACCTTGTTGCATTTGAAATAAGTTTGCCTTCTGGTGAAATCCAGTGAATGGCTGGCTCTGGATCGCCCCGGGCCTTACATCTCAGAGTTGCCCGTTGACCCTCCAGCACTCTGAGCTCATGGGTATGTCTAGTAATGAGAGGGGGTTCACACAGGAACTCTTCCTCTGGGACTGACCAAAAATACCGACCAGATAACAGTGGAGGAGAAGCGCAAGTCTCTAGGTCATCCTCTCTGGAAAGACGCCTCAGCCACAGGAGTTCACAGTTGCAATGCAAAGGGTTTCCACCGAAGCTTAATGCAAAAGTAGAGGGGCTTATGATTCCTGAGGTTGCTAATACCTGAGCTCGTTGAAAGAGAGGATCAGGTGGCAGCTTCTGCAATTTATTTGATGTGACATCTAACCTGGTCATCTTGTGGAGGTGGGAGAAAGTCCCCTTAGGAATGTGATCAATCATATTGTGGTCTAAACTGAGTGTGTGCAAGCTAACCATCTTCTCCACAGCATCCCAAGGGATAGTTTCTAGATTGTTATAGGACAAATCCAGTTCCTCAAGAGCTAAAACATCATCAAACGCTGTGGAAGAAATTAAAGTCAGCTGATTGTTGTTAAGTATCAAATGGTGCAGGTTGGAAAGCCCACTGAACATGTCATTGGTGATCTTAGTCAACCTGTTGCTGTTCAAATGCAAAGCTCGCAAATTGCGCAAATCAGAAAATGCATGAGGTGTAATAAAACTTATTGTATTCCTGGATAGCGTCAGGTCCACGAGGCTGGTCATGTTGGCAAAATCTTTCCTTTTGATATTTGTAACAAAATTGTCTGCCAGTCGCAGTTCCACAGTCCTTCTGTCAATGTTTGGGGGAACAAATAAAAGCCCTTTCTTGGCACAAAGGGTTGCAAGATTTGGAGACAAAATCTGACAGACACAGCGCTTGGGGCAGATCTGGGCTCTCACTGCTACGCCAATGAACAGCAGATACAAAAGCAGTTTTTCCATTGtagatcaggtttcagagcctgaaaGAGAGTGCAAAGCACATTGTTAATATCTCCCATGTGGAACACAACCCATGTGATAAGGAGgcaaaggaaggaaggatgggctagtggttacagcactggGCTGTGGCTCAAGGGATCGGGATGCTGGGGGCGTGGCTGTCTCTCAATACATTGTACGCTGAGAAGCACAATGAGGCCATAGTCTCGGTGCTACCACGGGAAAAATGATGACACCAACAGGAGATGGTCA of the Eretmochelys imbricata isolate rEreImb1 chromosome 6, rEreImb1.hap1, whole genome shotgun sequence genome contains:
- the LRFN5 gene encoding leucine-rich repeat and fibronectin type-III domain-containing protein 5, whose translation is MEKLLLYLLFIGVAVRAQICPKRCVCQILSPNLATLCAKKGLLFVPPNIDRRTVELRLADNFVTNIKRKDFANMTSLVDLTLSRNTISFITPHAFSDLRNLRALHLNSNRLTKITNDMFSGLSNLHHLILNNNQLTLISSTAFDDVLALEELDLSYNNLETIPWDAVEKMVSLHTLSLDHNMIDHIPKGTFSHLHKMTRLDVTSNKLQKLPPDPLFQRAQVLATSGIISPSTFALSFGGNPLHCNCELLWLRRLSREDDLETCASPPLLSGRYFWSVPEEEFLCEPPLITRHTHELRVLEGQRATLRCKARGDPEPAIHWISPEGKLISNATRSLVYDNGTLDILITTVKDTGSFTCIASNPAGEATQMVDLHIIKLPHLLNSTNHIHEPDPGSSDISTSTKSGSNASSNNGETKVSQDKKVVVAEATSSTVLLKFNFQRNIPGIRMFQIQYNGTYDDSLVYRMIPPTSKTFLVNNLAAGTVYDLCVLAIYDDGITSLTATRVVGCIQFTTEQDYVRCHFMQSQFLGGTMIIIIGGIIVASVLVFIIILMIRYKVCNNSGQHKATKVSNVYSQTNGAQVQGCSGAMPPSMSKQAVGHEESVQCSRVSKDSVTQSSDTCSSQDPTTTTSALPHTWTSSASASQKQKRKPGPKPSNEPPSEALTNIESQNTNRNNSTALQLASRPPASAKGPPTYKRAQSKPSKFLTLPAETSRAKRRYSLNGELMEYHCYGNSQNTGGLWSKRSMSMNGMLIQSDNSDVDSGKATFSSSEWILESTV